A part of Arthrobacter dokdonellae genomic DNA contains:
- a CDS encoding enoyl-CoA hydratase/isomerase family protein → MTPLGQLDLDTIMVQDAGSVATVTIGTGRRLNALRREDWAALERAATSLAVRGELRAVVIRGRGGVFCSGSDLGEWEGATSEEVTESFAAMEAALQAVEDLPVPTVAAVERFATGAGCQLALACDLQLVNRSAMIGMPIARLGLLVPPTFATRMSLRIGPGRTKDLLYGGRLLAAEEANQLGLITTVVDDGTVDAALAELLTHWDGLSAASLRASKAAVNVGLNPLVQPARHARQGIASDPDEFDRRLHGFLHRHHPRPE, encoded by the coding sequence GTGACGCCCCTTGGCCAGCTTGACCTGGACACCATCATGGTCCAGGACGCCGGTTCCGTGGCCACCGTGACCATCGGCACGGGCCGCCGGCTCAACGCCCTGCGCCGGGAGGACTGGGCCGCCCTGGAACGTGCGGCCACGTCCCTGGCCGTGCGCGGGGAACTGCGGGCCGTGGTAATCCGGGGGCGCGGCGGCGTGTTCTGCTCGGGATCGGACCTGGGGGAATGGGAAGGCGCAACGTCGGAGGAGGTCACCGAAAGCTTCGCCGCGATGGAAGCGGCCCTGCAGGCCGTCGAGGACCTCCCGGTTCCCACCGTGGCGGCCGTTGAACGGTTCGCCACCGGGGCCGGGTGCCAGCTCGCCCTTGCCTGCGACCTCCAGCTGGTGAACCGCTCCGCCATGATTGGCATGCCGATTGCCCGGCTGGGCCTCCTGGTGCCGCCCACGTTCGCCACCCGGATGTCGCTGCGGATCGGCCCCGGGCGGACCAAGGACCTGCTCTACGGCGGACGGCTGCTGGCCGCGGAGGAAGCAAACCAGCTGGGCCTCATCACCACTGTCGTGGATGACGGCACCGTCGACGCCGCGCTCGCCGAACTCCTCACCCACTGGGACGGGCTGTCCGCCGCATCCCTGCGGGCCTCGAAGGCGGCGGTAAATGTCGGGCTGAACCCGCTGGTGCAGCCCGCCCGGCACGCGCGGCAGGGAATTGCGTCCGACCCGGACGAGTTTGACCGGCGCCTCCACGGCTTCCTGCACCGCCACCATCCGCGCCCCGAGTAA
- a CDS encoding (R)-mandelonitrile lyase — MNIEPSVPTAKNPPAQFAGDVWLDPIALPHESGQTMVVATVRFAPGARTAWHSHEHGQYIRVTQGVGRFGGRDGTIIEVHPGQTLYTPPGEEHWHAAAPGCFMEHIAMLQNGEDPAKTTTWAEHITDEEYNRK; from the coding sequence ATGAACATCGAACCCTCCGTGCCCACCGCCAAGAACCCGCCCGCCCAGTTTGCCGGCGACGTCTGGCTCGACCCCATCGCGCTGCCGCACGAAAGCGGCCAGACCATGGTGGTGGCCACCGTCCGCTTCGCCCCCGGGGCCCGCACGGCCTGGCACTCCCACGAGCACGGCCAGTACATCCGCGTCACCCAGGGCGTGGGCCGCTTCGGCGGCCGGGACGGCACGATCATCGAGGTCCACCCCGGCCAGACGCTGTACACCCCGCCCGGCGAGGAGCACTGGCACGCCGCCGCCCCCGGCTGCTTCATGGAACACATCGCCATGCTGCAGAACGGCGAAGACCCGGCCAAGACCACCACCTGGGCCGAGCACATCACGGACGAGGAGTACAACCGGAAGTAA
- a CDS encoding carboxymuconolactone decarboxylase family protein produces MTDQPKQVGGGRNLFGDFAPKLAELTDDVLFEDVWNRPELSARDRSLITVAVLTAGGNTGQLGFHLGRAVENGVTREELIEAITHVTLYAGWPNGMAAMGVAKELFTNNK; encoded by the coding sequence ATGACGGATCAACCCAAGCAGGTGGGCGGCGGACGGAACCTGTTCGGCGACTTTGCCCCGAAGCTGGCCGAGCTCACCGACGACGTGCTCTTCGAGGACGTGTGGAACCGGCCCGAGCTGTCCGCCCGCGACCGCAGCCTGATCACCGTGGCCGTGCTCACCGCCGGCGGAAACACCGGGCAGCTGGGCTTCCACCTGGGACGCGCCGTGGAGAACGGCGTGACCCGGGAGGAACTCATCGAGGCCATCACCCATGTCACCCTCTACGCCGGCTGGCCGAACGGCATGGCGGCCATGGGTGTTGCCAAGGAACTCTTCACCAACAACAAGTAA
- a CDS encoding aldo/keto reductase, whose protein sequence is MEYTRLGNSGLKVSRIALGCMSFGAPGTGRDWTLDDAAAEPVFRQAVDLGITFWDTANVYGRGSSEEITGRAIRKYSRREDIVLATKLFWPMHGGPGGSGLSRKAILEQVDASLARLGTGYIDLLQIHRFDPNVPVEETMEALHDVVKAGKVRYLGASSMWAWQFAKLQHTAQLHGWTRFISMQDQYSLTQREEEREMFGLLADQGVGSIPWSPLNAGRNARPWGAHGTTRAGSNPDTDMFGNPLWLKSDKAIVDAVEHVAAGRGVSMAQVALAWVLRNPVVSSVLSGATKPHHLDDAVAALELRLTEDEVKALEEPYVPRTPTYFA, encoded by the coding sequence ATGGAATACACGCGCCTGGGAAATTCAGGACTCAAGGTCAGCCGGATCGCGCTCGGCTGCATGAGCTTCGGCGCGCCCGGCACGGGCCGCGACTGGACGCTGGATGACGCCGCCGCGGAGCCCGTCTTCCGTCAGGCAGTGGACCTGGGCATCACCTTCTGGGACACCGCCAACGTCTACGGCCGGGGGAGCTCGGAGGAGATCACCGGCCGCGCCATCCGCAAGTACAGCAGGCGCGAGGACATTGTCCTGGCCACCAAGCTGTTCTGGCCCATGCACGGCGGCCCCGGCGGCTCCGGGCTGTCCCGCAAGGCCATCCTCGAACAAGTGGACGCGTCACTGGCCCGCCTCGGCACCGGCTACATCGACCTCCTCCAAATCCACCGCTTCGACCCCAACGTCCCCGTCGAGGAAACGATGGAGGCCCTCCACGACGTGGTCAAGGCCGGCAAGGTCCGCTACCTCGGCGCCTCCTCGATGTGGGCCTGGCAGTTCGCCAAGCTGCAGCACACGGCCCAGCTCCACGGCTGGACCCGGTTCATCTCCATGCAGGACCAGTACAGCCTGACCCAGCGCGAGGAGGAACGGGAAATGTTCGGCCTCCTCGCCGACCAGGGCGTGGGCAGCATCCCGTGGAGCCCGCTGAACGCCGGCCGCAACGCCCGCCCGTGGGGTGCCCACGGCACCACGCGCGCCGGAAGCAACCCGGACACGGACATGTTCGGCAACCCGCTCTGGCTCAAGAGCGACAAGGCGATCGTCGACGCCGTCGAACACGTCGCCGCCGGGCGCGGCGTGTCCATGGCGCAGGTCGCCCTGGCCTGGGTGCTGCGTAACCCCGTGGTCAGCTCGGTGCTCTCCGGCGCCACCAAGCCGCACCACCTGGACGACGCCGTTGCCGCCCTTGAGCTGCGCCTCACCGAGGACGAGGTCAAGGCGCTGGAGGAGCCATATGTGCCGCGCACGCCCACGTACTTTGCGTAG
- a CDS encoding MFS transporter → MPSTAIAAPPATKSTAILAIILVSYFMILLDNSIIFTGLPSIQAEMGYTATGLAWVQDAYTLVFGGLLLLGARAGDLLGRRRIFIIGLAVFSTASLLIGLAPSGQWLIGARALQGVGAAVVAPSSLSLLTASFAPGRERTRAVAWYGATAGIGASLGLVIGGALAHWFSWRAGFFINVPIGAAMILLAPRFIPESPRSAGRFDAAGAITATLGMGALVFGIISSADAGWLAPQTFLTLGAGAVLLAVFIANEWRAGQPIMPLRLFASRERSGAYLARMLYMGAMIGFFYFTTQFLQDVLGFNPLQAGMAFFPMTVVNFAVAMAIPRLTARFGNAALLAVGVAVTLAGMVWLSRVTVDSSYISGVALPMVLLGIGQGLAFAPLTSAGIARVTADDAGAASGLVNTAHQLGSSLGLAVLVTAAAATSTAAGGARAAMAGHVGAALTAGSVMLALCLTASLALVVPAEIAARSAKLTASGRK, encoded by the coding sequence GTGCCCAGCACCGCAATCGCCGCCCCACCAGCAACCAAGAGCACCGCCATCCTGGCCATCATCCTGGTCAGCTACTTCATGATCCTGCTCGACAACTCCATCATCTTCACCGGCCTGCCCAGCATCCAGGCGGAGATGGGCTACACCGCCACGGGCCTGGCCTGGGTGCAGGACGCCTACACCCTCGTCTTCGGCGGCCTGCTCCTCCTCGGCGCCCGGGCCGGCGACCTCCTGGGCCGCCGACGCATCTTCATCATCGGCCTGGCCGTGTTCTCCACCGCCTCGCTGCTGATCGGCTTGGCCCCCAGCGGCCAATGGCTCATCGGCGCACGCGCGCTGCAGGGCGTGGGCGCGGCCGTCGTGGCGCCGTCGTCCCTGTCCCTGCTCACCGCCAGCTTCGCCCCCGGCCGCGAACGCACCCGCGCCGTCGCCTGGTACGGTGCCACCGCCGGCATCGGCGCCAGCCTGGGCCTGGTCATCGGCGGAGCACTGGCCCACTGGTTCTCCTGGCGCGCCGGCTTCTTCATCAACGTCCCCATCGGAGCCGCCATGATCCTTTTGGCGCCCCGCTTCATCCCCGAATCCCCGCGTAGCGCCGGCCGCTTCGACGCCGCCGGCGCCATCACCGCCACCCTGGGCATGGGCGCGCTGGTCTTTGGCATCATCAGCTCGGCCGACGCCGGTTGGCTGGCTCCCCAGACCTTCCTCACCCTGGGTGCCGGGGCAGTCCTGCTCGCCGTGTTCATCGCCAATGAGTGGCGGGCCGGCCAGCCCATCATGCCGCTGCGGCTCTTCGCCAGCCGGGAACGCTCCGGCGCCTACCTGGCCCGCATGCTCTACATGGGCGCCATGATCGGCTTCTTCTACTTCACCACCCAGTTCCTGCAGGACGTCCTCGGCTTCAACCCGCTCCAGGCCGGCATGGCGTTCTTCCCCATGACCGTGGTCAACTTCGCCGTCGCCATGGCCATCCCGCGCCTGACCGCCCGCTTCGGCAACGCCGCGCTGCTCGCCGTCGGCGTCGCCGTGACGCTGGCCGGCATGGTGTGGCTCAGCCGCGTCACCGTGGACAGCTCCTACATATCCGGCGTCGCCCTGCCCATGGTGCTGCTGGGCATCGGGCAGGGGCTGGCCTTCGCGCCGCTGACGTCCGCCGGCATTGCCCGGGTCACCGCGGACGACGCCGGTGCCGCCTCGGGCCTGGTCAACACCGCCCACCAGCTCGGCAGCAGCCTGGGCCTGGCCGTCCTTGTCACGGCCGCCGCGGCCACTTCCACCGCAGCAGGCGGCGCGCGGGCGGCCATGGCCGGCCACGTCGGCGCCGCCCTCACCGCCGGCAGCGTCATGCTGGCCCTCTGCCTCACCGCCTCACTCGCCTTGGTCGTGCCAGCGGAAATCGCGGCCCGGTCAGCCAAACTCACCGCCTCCGGAAGGAAGTAA
- a CDS encoding ribose-5-phosphate isomerase codes for MTKEEITMGIRLIVGADEAGVDYKDRVLADARADPRISEVIDIGVNRGDAEFTRPYPYVGIAAGEMIRNGQADRAILFCGTGLGVAIAANKVEGIRAATAHDSFSVERSVLSNNCQVLTMGQRVIGVELARRLAREWLGYSFDTGSASAAKVQVLTDFEGC; via the coding sequence ATGACGAAGGAAGAGATCACCATGGGAATACGGCTCATCGTGGGCGCCGACGAAGCGGGCGTTGACTACAAGGACCGGGTCCTGGCGGATGCCAGGGCCGATCCCCGGATCAGCGAAGTCATCGACATCGGCGTCAACCGCGGCGACGCGGAGTTCACGCGGCCGTATCCGTACGTCGGCATTGCTGCCGGGGAGATGATCAGGAACGGCCAGGCCGACCGCGCCATACTGTTCTGCGGCACCGGCCTCGGTGTCGCCATCGCGGCCAACAAGGTCGAGGGCATCCGAGCCGCCACAGCGCATGACTCGTTTTCGGTCGAGCGCTCTGTCCTGTCCAACAACTGCCAGGTGCTCACGATGGGCCAGCGCGTCATCGGCGTCGAATTGGCCCGGCGCCTGGCCAGGGAATGGCTGGGTTACTCCTTCGACACCGGCTCGGCTTCGGCCGCCAAGGTGCAGGTCCTGACGGACTTTGAGGGCTGCTGA
- a CDS encoding dihydroxyacetone kinase family protein, with protein MTKLFNDPARFAEEALAGFCDANANLVRQVPGGAIRRHRSAAPKVAVLAGGGSGHYPAFAGFIGPGLVDGAVVGNIFTSPSAQQAYAVAKAADQGAGVVFAYGNYAGDVMNFGLATERLAAEAVAVDNVVVTDDIASAAPGESAKRRGIAGDFTVFKVMGAAAEAGASLAEVVRLGRKANSSTRTIGSAFHGCTFPGADAALFTLGEMQMGLGLGIHGEPGLLDMALPTADELGRELVARILAETPSGSGQRIAVVLNGLGSTKYEELFVLWGTVAPLLRGAGYELVMPEVGELVTSLDMAAVSLTVTWLDDELEPLWCAPAESPAYKRGNVASPAGQDDWIEAGGTVPGGARYSAGDDSKAYARRCVAALEAAARAVHDAEAMLGDLDAIAGDGDHGRGMVRGIDAAVAAAVGTLGLGAGAGTVLAEAGDAWADKAGGTSGVLWGAGLRSLGETLGDSTAPTPGRLLEAVNAFAARIQGLGKAEPGDKTMVDALVPLTAAFGRHLAEGVDVAAAWTAAAVEATAAAAATAGLRPRLGRARPLAEKSIGTPDPGATSLAMVFTVMGPHLANINQLAAAKQ; from the coding sequence ATGACCAAACTATTCAACGACCCGGCAAGGTTTGCCGAGGAGGCCCTGGCAGGGTTTTGCGACGCCAACGCGAACCTGGTCCGGCAGGTCCCCGGCGGTGCCATCCGGCGGCACCGCTCCGCCGCGCCGAAGGTGGCTGTTCTGGCCGGCGGCGGCTCAGGGCACTACCCGGCCTTCGCCGGCTTCATCGGCCCGGGGCTGGTTGACGGCGCCGTGGTCGGCAACATCTTCACGTCCCCGTCGGCGCAGCAGGCGTACGCCGTGGCCAAAGCAGCGGACCAGGGAGCCGGCGTCGTCTTCGCCTACGGGAACTATGCCGGCGACGTCATGAACTTCGGCCTGGCCACGGAGCGGCTGGCGGCAGAGGCCGTCGCCGTTGACAACGTGGTGGTCACGGACGACATCGCCAGCGCGGCACCCGGGGAAAGTGCCAAGCGCCGCGGGATTGCGGGGGACTTTACGGTCTTCAAGGTCATGGGCGCCGCCGCCGAAGCGGGGGCCAGCCTGGCGGAGGTGGTGCGCCTGGGCCGCAAGGCCAACAGCAGCACGCGGACCATCGGCAGCGCCTTCCACGGCTGCACCTTTCCCGGCGCCGACGCCGCGCTCTTCACCCTTGGCGAGATGCAAATGGGGCTCGGGCTGGGCATCCACGGGGAGCCCGGTCTCCTGGACATGGCGCTTCCGACGGCGGACGAACTCGGCCGGGAACTTGTGGCCCGGATCCTGGCGGAAACGCCGTCCGGGTCCGGCCAGCGGATTGCCGTGGTGCTTAACGGCCTGGGCTCCACCAAGTACGAGGAACTGTTTGTGCTGTGGGGGACCGTGGCGCCGTTGCTGCGCGGCGCCGGCTACGAACTCGTCATGCCGGAGGTGGGGGAGCTCGTCACGAGCCTCGACATGGCAGCCGTGTCGCTGACAGTCACGTGGCTCGACGACGAACTCGAGCCGCTCTGGTGCGCTCCGGCGGAGTCGCCGGCGTACAAGCGCGGGAACGTTGCGTCGCCGGCCGGTCAGGACGACTGGATTGAGGCGGGCGGCACCGTCCCCGGCGGTGCCCGTTACTCGGCCGGCGACGACTCGAAGGCCTACGCCCGCCGTTGCGTGGCCGCCCTGGAGGCGGCAGCGCGGGCCGTCCACGACGCGGAAGCGATGCTGGGGGACTTGGACGCCATCGCCGGCGACGGCGACCACGGACGCGGCATGGTCCGCGGAATCGACGCCGCCGTCGCGGCCGCCGTGGGGACCCTCGGACTGGGCGCCGGTGCGGGGACTGTTCTCGCCGAGGCCGGTGACGCCTGGGCGGACAAGGCCGGAGGAACCTCAGGCGTCCTGTGGGGTGCCGGGCTGCGCAGCCTCGGCGAAACGCTGGGGGACAGCACGGCGCCCACCCCGGGCCGGCTGCTCGAAGCCGTGAATGCGTTTGCTGCCCGGATCCAAGGGCTGGGCAAGGCGGAGCCGGGGGACAAGACCATGGTCGACGCCCTGGTCCCCCTCACTGCGGCGTTTGGCCGGCACCTGGCGGAAGGCGTGGACGTGGCGGCCGCCTGGACTGCTGCTGCCGTCGAAGCCACAGCGGCAGCCGCAGCGACGGCAGGGCTGCGCCCCCGGCTGGGCCGGGCCCGGCCGCTCGCCGAAAAGAGCATCGGGACGCCCGATCCGGGCGCCACGTCCCTGGCCATGGTCTTCACCGTGATGGGGCCCCACCTGGCGAACATCAACCAATTGGCCGCGGCCAAGCAATGA
- a CDS encoding SDR family NAD(P)-dependent oxidoreductase — protein sequence MSNAIQRTAVLTGATSERGIGLATARRYAREGWAVVILDLDGEKSAKVAMEVGNEFNVPAFGHAIDVASEDSVATAHGAVQAEVAAGNLPTVGALVNIAGITSPVTFLETTLELWNKIFAVNATGTYLVTKAFLPGMIDAGWGRIVNMSSVSAQRGGGVFGKVPYSSAKAAILGFTKALAREIGDTGVTVNAITPGAVDTNIRVGSTDEQEAAIARDIPVGRTATTEEIAAVITFLSSEDAAYLTGTTVDINGGSHLH from the coding sequence ATGTCCAACGCCATCCAGCGCACCGCCGTCCTCACCGGAGCCACCTCCGAGCGCGGCATCGGCCTCGCCACCGCCCGCCGCTACGCCCGCGAAGGCTGGGCCGTCGTCATCCTGGACCTCGACGGCGAGAAGTCCGCCAAGGTGGCCATGGAGGTCGGCAACGAATTCAACGTCCCCGCCTTCGGCCACGCCATCGACGTCGCCAGCGAGGATTCCGTGGCCACCGCGCACGGCGCCGTCCAGGCCGAGGTGGCCGCGGGCAACCTGCCCACCGTGGGCGCCCTCGTCAACATCGCCGGCATCACCTCGCCGGTGACGTTCCTGGAAACCACCCTGGAACTGTGGAACAAGATCTTCGCCGTCAACGCCACCGGCACCTACCTCGTCACCAAGGCCTTCCTGCCGGGAATGATCGACGCCGGATGGGGCCGCATCGTGAACATGTCCTCCGTGTCCGCCCAGCGCGGCGGCGGCGTCTTCGGCAAGGTTCCCTACTCCTCGGCCAAGGCGGCCATCCTCGGGTTCACCAAGGCCCTGGCCCGCGAAATAGGCGATACAGGAGTCACGGTCAACGCCATCACGCCGGGCGCCGTGGACACCAACATCCGCGTCGGCAGCACCGACGAGCAGGAGGCGGCCATCGCCCGCGACATTCCCGTGGGCCGCACCGCCACCACCGAGGAAATCGCCGCCGTCATCACCTTCCTCTCCTCCGAGGACGCCGCGTACCTGACGGGCACCACGGTGGACATCAACGGCGGCAGCCACCTCCACTAA
- a CDS encoding sugar phosphate isomerase/epimerase family protein, whose product MFNPRLGCSSISFRHLDLPDALQTMAGLGFEEIDLGALPGVCDHVPYELGEEDVRTVAGQIAASGLKVRSVNGDIGDFNATLDAGAQRDRRRHLEMLLALAVETGAKALVLPCGAPSREPVQGLDADLDAVASALTSAQRRAVAMGVELWTEALHYFRLCSDLDRAGLLIGRLAGSGVGTVMDFSHIVASGADPLDFVERFHATITHVHLRDAVPGNINLSIGNGDADFAAGLSALKSKGYTGHFSLELETRDVADGERATAAAQAATHISTLI is encoded by the coding sequence ATGTTCAATCCCCGGCTGGGCTGTTCGTCGATCAGCTTCCGTCACCTGGATCTCCCGGACGCCCTGCAGACCATGGCCGGGCTTGGCTTCGAGGAGATCGACCTCGGCGCCCTTCCCGGCGTCTGCGACCACGTTCCCTACGAGCTGGGCGAGGAGGACGTCCGCACCGTTGCCGGGCAAATCGCCGCGTCGGGCCTGAAGGTCCGTTCGGTCAACGGCGACATTGGCGACTTCAATGCCACTCTGGATGCCGGCGCGCAAAGGGACCGGCGCCGCCACCTCGAGATGCTCCTGGCGCTCGCCGTCGAGACCGGGGCCAAGGCGCTCGTCCTTCCCTGCGGCGCCCCCAGCCGGGAGCCGGTCCAGGGCCTGGACGCGGATCTGGACGCGGTCGCTTCCGCCCTCACGAGCGCCCAGCGGCGCGCGGTCGCCATGGGCGTCGAGCTGTGGACGGAGGCGCTGCATTACTTCCGGCTGTGCTCGGACCTGGACCGCGCCGGCCTGCTCATCGGCAGGCTGGCCGGGTCCGGCGTCGGAACCGTCATGGACTTCAGCCACATCGTGGCGTCCGGGGCAGACCCGCTGGATTTCGTGGAACGCTTCCACGCGACCATCACCCACGTCCACCTCCGGGACGCCGTGCCGGGCAACATCAACCTCAGCATAGGCAACGGCGACGCCGACTTCGCCGCCGGCCTCTCCGCCCTGAAGTCCAAGGGCTACACCGGGCACTTTTCGCTCGAACTCGAGACCCGTGACGTGGCCGACGGCGAACGGGCCACCGCTGCCGCACAGGCCGCCACCCATATTTCCACCCTCATTTAG
- a CDS encoding MFS transporter has product MSNEALTMRGPVHGTKDARRVALGSSVGAVIETYDFIGFGTAAALYFGTAFFPGADPVTGTLASFATLGVGFAARPLGGIIGGHLGDKLGRKPVLVASLVLMGLATFAIGLLPTYATVGLLAPALLVFVRIVQGLAFGAEWGGAILMSYEHAPWKKKGKYTGMVQAGFPVGLLLANLVFLFSVHLGNSWAWRIPFLGSIFLVIVGLIIRSKVPESPVFDEVKASGTIVKSPIVEVIKTDWRNIVRGIGLRIAETAGYAVSITYMISYLHTTGLSSKTETLVALSVAAAIGIFATAAWGHLTDKIGRRPLYIWSCAFAVLFAFPMFLLVNTGLSILIILTVIISYAVCQNSLAGAQGPWFPELFQAKTRASGASLAYQISATVSGFTPFITTLLFISFGWAGPAALFMLYALIGLAAAISTRETWGRRERQLADEATKSTPLTVNA; this is encoded by the coding sequence ATGAGCAATGAAGCTCTCACCATGCGCGGACCGGTCCACGGCACCAAGGACGCCAGGCGCGTGGCCCTTGGTTCCAGCGTGGGCGCCGTCATCGAAACGTACGACTTCATCGGTTTCGGAACGGCCGCCGCCCTGTACTTCGGCACCGCGTTCTTCCCGGGCGCCGATCCCGTCACCGGCACCCTGGCCTCCTTCGCCACCCTGGGGGTGGGCTTCGCAGCCCGGCCGCTCGGCGGCATTATTGGCGGCCACCTCGGCGACAAGCTGGGACGCAAGCCAGTGCTGGTTGCATCGCTGGTCCTGATGGGACTGGCCACGTTCGCCATCGGCCTGCTGCCCACCTACGCAACAGTGGGGCTCCTGGCGCCGGCCCTGCTGGTGTTTGTCCGCATTGTCCAGGGCCTGGCCTTCGGCGCGGAATGGGGCGGCGCCATCCTCATGAGCTACGAACACGCTCCATGGAAGAAGAAGGGCAAGTACACCGGCATGGTCCAGGCCGGCTTCCCCGTCGGCCTGCTGCTGGCGAACCTCGTCTTCCTCTTCAGCGTCCACCTGGGCAATTCGTGGGCCTGGCGCATCCCGTTCCTGGGCAGCATCTTCCTGGTCATTGTCGGATTGATCATCCGGTCCAAGGTGCCCGAGTCCCCCGTGTTTGACGAGGTCAAGGCCTCAGGCACCATCGTCAAGTCGCCGATCGTGGAAGTCATCAAGACGGACTGGCGCAACATTGTGCGCGGCATCGGCCTGCGCATCGCCGAGACGGCCGGCTACGCCGTGTCCATCACCTACATGATCTCCTACCTCCACACCACCGGCCTTTCCAGCAAGACCGAGACCCTCGTTGCCCTGAGCGTTGCCGCGGCCATCGGCATCTTCGCCACCGCCGCCTGGGGCCACCTCACCGACAAGATCGGACGCCGGCCCCTCTACATCTGGTCCTGCGCGTTCGCCGTGCTGTTCGCCTTCCCCATGTTCCTGCTGGTCAACACCGGCCTGTCCATCCTCATCATCCTGACGGTCATCATTTCCTACGCCGTCTGCCAGAACTCCCTTGCCGGTGCCCAGGGCCCATGGTTCCCCGAACTCTTCCAGGCCAAGACCCGCGCCTCCGGAGCGTCCCTGGCCTACCAGATCTCCGCCACGGTCTCCGGCTTCACCCCGTTCATCACCACGCTGCTGTTCATCAGCTTCGGCTGGGCCGGCCCCGCCGCACTCTTCATGCTCTACGCCCTCATCGGCCTGGCCGCCGCCATCAGCACCCGGGAAACCTGGGGCAGGCGCGAACGCCAGCTGGCGGATGAGGCCACCAAAAGCACCCCGCTGACAGTCAACGCCTAA
- a CDS encoding transketolase: MSTLDTTTTRPTAGGTFEDRRRTVSDAAYRIRHHALNMGEVQGQGYVGQALGAADIFATVYASQLTYRAGQPDWAGRDRFLLSTGHYAIGHYAALAEAGIVPVEELESYGSDDSRLPMSGMSTYTPGMEISGGSLGHGLSIAVGMALGLRHQESSARVFNFLSDGELDEGSTWEAAMGAHHHQLGNLTAMVDINALQADGKTDTVLRTEPVKDKWTAFGWYAQRIDGNDTAALLEAFDNAAARAATHGQPSVILCDTKVGRGVPLLEDREKAHFMRIEEHEWQICREQLSNGFEGTAH; encoded by the coding sequence ATGTCCACACTGGACACGACCACCACGCGGCCCACGGCCGGCGGCACGTTCGAAGACCGCCGTCGGACTGTCTCCGACGCCGCCTACCGCATCCGGCACCACGCCCTGAACATGGGCGAGGTCCAAGGCCAGGGCTATGTCGGCCAGGCCCTCGGCGCGGCGGACATCTTCGCCACCGTCTACGCCAGCCAGCTCACCTACCGCGCCGGCCAGCCCGACTGGGCCGGACGCGACCGCTTTCTGCTCTCCACCGGCCACTACGCCATCGGCCACTACGCCGCCCTGGCCGAGGCCGGAATCGTCCCCGTCGAGGAACTGGAAAGCTACGGCTCGGACGACTCGCGCCTGCCGATGTCCGGGATGTCCACCTACACGCCCGGCATGGAAATCTCCGGCGGCTCCCTCGGCCACGGGCTCTCCATCGCCGTCGGCATGGCCCTGGGCCTGCGCCACCAGGAATCCAGCGCCCGCGTGTTCAATTTCCTCTCCGACGGCGAACTTGACGAAGGCTCGACCTGGGAGGCCGCCATGGGGGCCCACCACCACCAGCTGGGCAACTTGACGGCCATGGTGGACATCAACGCGCTCCAGGCCGACGGCAAGACGGACACCGTCCTGCGCACCGAGCCCGTGAAGGACAAATGGACGGCCTTTGGCTGGTACGCCCAGCGCATCGACGGCAACGACACTGCCGCACTGCTGGAGGCCTTTGACAACGCGGCCGCCCGGGCCGCCACCCACGGCCAGCCCTCGGTGATCCTCTGCGACACCAAGGTGGGCAGGGGCGTGCCCCTGCTGGAGGACCGGGAAAAGGCGCATTTCATGCGCATCGAAGAGCACGAGTGGCAGATCTGCCGCGAGCAGCTGAGCAACGGCTTTGAAGGGACGGCCCACTGA